Proteins co-encoded in one Ziziphus jujuba cultivar Dongzao chromosome 9, ASM3175591v1 genomic window:
- the LOC107404575 gene encoding deSI-like protein At4g17486 — MKSGSQNGWHSIVPLCLKRSKSSTYFCMFPKVKAAGYSPGSAPVYLNVYDLTSANGYVCWAGVGIFHSGVEVYGVEYAFGAHDYASSGVFEVDPRQCPGFKFRKSIFMGTTCLDPFQIREFMERQSANYNGDTYHLIVKNCNHFCEDICYKLTGNPIPKWVNRLANIGSLCNCLLPQTLKATTVRHDPNFQGYENEKKRLRSAFNCLSSISMPQREVSMSSLFLHSHYKGCLPPWELRRSRNRSLKEG; from the exons ATGAAATCAGGATCACAGAATGGCTGGCATTCTATTGTGCCTCTTTGTTTGAAAAGAAGCAAATCATCCACCTATTTTTGCATGTTTCCAAAAGTGAAGGCAGCAGGCTATAGTCCAGGCAGTGCACCTGTCTATTTAAATGTGTATGACTTGACATCTGCCAATGGATATGTTTGTTGGGCTGGTGTTGGTATCTTTCACTCCGGGGTTGAAG TTTATGGTGTGGAATATGCCTTTGGAGCACATGACTATGCGTCAAGTGGTGTCTTTGAGGTTGATCCTCGGCAATGCCCTGGCTTCAAGTTTAGGAAGTCAATTTTCATGGGTACAACATGCCTGGATCCTTTCCAGATTAGAGAGTTCATGGAGCGCCAATCTGCAAACTACAATGGTGATACATATCACTTGATTGTTAAAAACTGCAATCATTTCTGTGAGGATATATGTTACAAGTTGACTGGGAACCCAATACCAAAATGGGTAAATCGCCTTGCAAATATAG GCTCATTGTGCAACTGCTTACTCCCCCAGACCCTCAAGGCTACCACGGTTCGACATGACCCCAATTTCCAAGGATacgaaaatgaaaagaagaggCTAAGAAGTGCCTTCAATTGCTTGTCATCAATCTCAATGCCTCAAAGGGAAGTATCAATGTCGTCATTGTTTCTGCATTCTCATTATAAAGGTTGCTTACCACCATGGGAGTTGAGAAGGTCTAGAAATCGCTCGCTGAAGGAAGGGTAA
- the LOC107404573 gene encoding probable NAD(P)H dehydrogenase (quinone) FQR1-like 1: MGKGGGCVPSKKKEPITDHDQDPQNPERNRPVSDQNRTGNAETTNPVQDGHVHEQVRKQRIFIVFYSMYGHVELLARRMKKGVDSIDGVEGFLYRVPETLTKEVLDQMRVPPEKEDAVPLISADKLVEADGLLFGFPTRYGCMAAQMKAFFDSTGQLWREQRLAGVPAGFFVSTGTQGGGQETTAWTAITQLAHHGMVYVPIGYTFGAGMFKMDSIRGGSPYGAGVFSGDGTREPTEVELALAEHQGKYMAAIVKKFVKPR, from the exons atGGGTAAAGGAGGTGGGTGCGTGCCGAGCAAGAAAAAGGAACCCATAACCGATCACGATCAAGATCCTCAAAACCCAGAAAGGAATCGTCCTGTTTCCGATCAGAATCGAACTGGGAACGCAGAGACGACGAACCCGGTTCAAGACGGACATGTTCATGAACAAGTTAGGAAGCAGAGGATTTTCATAGTGTTCTACTCAATGTACGGTCATGTGGAGCTTCTGGCAAGGAGGATGAAGAAAGGGGTCGATTCCATTGATGGGGTTGAAGGGTTTCTGTACAGGGTTCCGGAGACGCTGACCAAGGAGGTTCTGGATCAGATGAGGGTGCCGCCGGAGAAGGAAGATGCGGTGCCGTTGATATCGGCCGATAAATTGGTGGAGGCGGATGGGTTGCTCTTCGGGTTTCCCACTAGGTACGGTTGCATGGCGGCGCAGATGAAGGCGTTTTTCGATTCGACGGGGCAGTTATGGAGGGAACAGAGACTCGCTGGAGTTCCTGCCGGATTCTTTGTGAGTACCGGCACGCAAGGCGGCGGGCAAGAAACCACCGC TTGGACAGCTATCACTCAGTTAGCGCACCATGGAATGGTTTATGTTCCTATAGGTTACACGTTCGGTGCTGGGATGTTCAAAATGGATTCCATTAGAGGAGGTTCTCCATATGGTGCTGGAGTTTTTTCTGGCGATGGCACAAGAGAACCTACTGAAGTAGAACTGGCTCTTGCAGAGCATCAAGGCAAATACATGGCCGCCATAGTCAAGAAGTTTGTTAAACCTCGTTAG
- the LOC107404571 gene encoding NEDD8-conjugating enzyme Ubc12 isoform X1 — protein MIKLFKVKEKQKELAENANGKTPAKKQSAGELRLHKDISELNLPKTCIISFPNGKDDLMNFEVTIRPDEGYYLGGTFLFSFQVPSIYPHEAPKVKCKTKVYHPNIDLEGNVCLNILREDWKPVLNINTVIYGLFHLFTQPNYEDPLNHDAAAILRDNPKLFESNVRRAMAGGYVGQTFFPRCM, from the exons ATGATTAAGCTATTCAAAGTGAAGGAAAAGCAAAAGGAACTTGCAGAAAATGCCAATGGAAAGACACCTGCCAAGAAGCAAAGTGCTGGAGAATTACGCCTTCACAAAG ATATCAGTGAGCTGAACCTACCAAAAACTTGTATTATATCATTTCCTAATGGCAAGGATGACTTGATGAACTTTGAGGTTACTATTCGACCTGATGAAGGCTACTATTT AGGTGGTACATTTTTATTCTCATTCCAAGTTCCTTCCATCTACCCTCATGAGGCACCAAAGGTTAAGTGCAAGACGAAG GTTTACCATCCAAATATAGATTTGGAAGGAAATGTCTGTCTCAACATTCTAAGAGAAGATTGGAAGCCTGTTTTGAACATAAACACTGTAATATATGGATTGTTTCACCTCTTCACG CAACCCAATTATGAAGACCCCCTCAATCATGATGCAGCCGCCATCTTAAGGGATAACCCAAAGCTTTTCGAATCCAATGTCAGGAGGGCAATGGCTGGTGGGTATGTTGGGCAGACTTTCTTTCCGAGATGCATGTAA
- the LOC107404571 gene encoding NEDD8-conjugating enzyme Ubc12 isoform X2, whose translation MIKLFKVKEKQKELAENANGKTPAKKQSAGELRLHKDISELNLPKTCIISFPNGKDDLMNFEVTIRPDEGYYLGGTFLFSFQVPSIYPHEAPKVKCKTKVYHPNIDLEGNVCLNILREDWKPVLNINTQPNYEDPLNHDAAAILRDNPKLFESNVRRAMAGGYVGQTFFPRCM comes from the exons ATGATTAAGCTATTCAAAGTGAAGGAAAAGCAAAAGGAACTTGCAGAAAATGCCAATGGAAAGACACCTGCCAAGAAGCAAAGTGCTGGAGAATTACGCCTTCACAAAG ATATCAGTGAGCTGAACCTACCAAAAACTTGTATTATATCATTTCCTAATGGCAAGGATGACTTGATGAACTTTGAGGTTACTATTCGACCTGATGAAGGCTACTATTT AGGTGGTACATTTTTATTCTCATTCCAAGTTCCTTCCATCTACCCTCATGAGGCACCAAAGGTTAAGTGCAAGACGAAG GTTTACCATCCAAATATAGATTTGGAAGGAAATGTCTGTCTCAACATTCTAAGAGAAGATTGGAAGCCTGTTTTGAACATAAACACT CAACCCAATTATGAAGACCCCCTCAATCATGATGCAGCCGCCATCTTAAGGGATAACCCAAAGCTTTTCGAATCCAATGTCAGGAGGGCAATGGCTGGTGGGTATGTTGGGCAGACTTTCTTTCCGAGATGCATGTAA
- the LOC107404578 gene encoding dolichyl-diphosphooligosaccharide--protein glycosyltransferase subunit 4A-like, protein MIDDQDLGFFANFLGIFIFVLVIAYHYVVADPKYEGN, encoded by the coding sequence ATGATTGATGATCAAGACCTcggtttttttgccaattttctGGGTATCTTCATTTTTGTACTGGTAATAGCATATCACTATGTGGTAGCTGACCCGAAGTATGAAGGCAACTAA